From the genome of Virgibacillus proomii, one region includes:
- a CDS encoding TRAP transporter small permease, whose amino-acid sequence MERLINKLNKLSHVIAQAILLAMAGLITLDVLGRWIFKQPITGTVDFTEIGLALVIFLSFAYTHIKEEHITIDFVVEQFSKRVQLLFSFSINLIIAMLMVIITWSTATYALRLYRTNTVTGDLNIPLYPIVFLASIGLGLFALTACLHVFYYWKKVVRNDES is encoded by the coding sequence TAATAAATTAAATAAGCTCTCACATGTTATAGCACAAGCTATCTTGTTAGCCATGGCTGGTCTTATTACTTTAGATGTTTTAGGAAGATGGATATTTAAACAACCCATTACAGGGACGGTTGATTTCACAGAGATTGGACTAGCATTGGTCATCTTTTTGAGTTTCGCTTATACACATATAAAGGAAGAACATATTACGATAGATTTTGTAGTAGAGCAATTTTCAAAACGTGTACAATTATTATTTTCCTTTTCAATTAATTTGATCATAGCGATGTTAATGGTCATTATTACTTGGAGTACCGCTACATATGCATTGCGTCTTTATAGAACAAATACAGTAACAGGGGATTTAAATATTCCTTTATATCCAATTGTATTCTTAGCTTCAATTGGATTAGGGTTATTTGCTTTGACTGCATGTTTACATGTTTTTTACTACTGGAAAAAGGTGGTTCGTAACGATGAGTCCTGA
- a CDS encoding TRAP transporter large permease, with translation MSPEMVGTIGILALIILFLMKIPVGVSLILVGLAGTSLIRGWDVAFFQLGRTPFDTASSYSLSVIPLFILMGMILSYTGMGKDLYRAVDSWIGHLRGGLAMATIGTAAIFSAISGSLNATTATVSKITLPEMEKYNYKPSLSTACVAAGGTLGILIPPSVILILYGIQTREPIGELLIAGIIPGIIQVVIFMIIVAILVRKDPSLAPAKVEQSTVMEKFHTLKSVWPFLALFIISIGGIYLGIFTPTEAAGVGAIGAMFFSFISKRLNWNRLKLSFNESVKLTAYIFLILIGATIFSQFITISRLPVALTQMVGNLELNSSVVLIVILFALFLLGCFIEGLSLIVLTIPIIYPIIIELGFNGVWFGIIMVMAINIGSLTPPLGISIFVIKGVANHIPIQTIFKGAVPMIVGMIICIFLLIIFPQLVTILPNLMQ, from the coding sequence ATGAGTCCTGAAATGGTAGGTACAATAGGCATTCTTGCCTTAATCATTTTGTTTTTAATGAAAATTCCAGTAGGTGTTTCTCTTATATTAGTAGGTCTAGCCGGAACATCCTTGATTCGGGGTTGGGATGTCGCATTTTTTCAACTAGGGAGGACCCCTTTTGATACAGCTAGCTCATACTCTCTAAGTGTCATTCCGTTATTTATTTTAATGGGTATGATTTTATCTTATACTGGTATGGGAAAGGATTTATATCGTGCCGTAGATAGTTGGATTGGCCATTTGAGAGGCGGATTAGCGATGGCAACCATTGGTACTGCAGCTATTTTTTCAGCTATTTCTGGCTCTTTGAATGCTACTACGGCAACGGTGTCCAAAATAACGCTACCTGAAATGGAAAAATATAATTATAAACCAAGCTTGTCTACTGCTTGTGTAGCAGCGGGTGGAACATTGGGGATTTTAATTCCTCCAAGCGTAATCCTAATTTTATATGGCATTCAAACGAGAGAGCCAATTGGAGAATTATTAATCGCAGGGATTATTCCGGGGATCATTCAAGTTGTTATTTTTATGATTATTGTTGCTATTCTTGTACGTAAAGATCCTTCTTTAGCCCCTGCAAAAGTGGAGCAGTCAACTGTAATGGAGAAGTTCCATACATTAAAAAGTGTTTGGCCGTTTTTAGCTTTGTTTATCATCAGTATAGGAGGAATTTATTTAGGTATCTTCACTCCGACCGAAGCTGCTGGTGTAGGGGCAATTGGAGCGATGTTTTTTTCATTCATTTCCAAAAGGCTAAACTGGAATCGATTAAAGCTATCATTTAACGAATCGGTAAAATTAACTGCTTATATTTTTTTAATTCTCATTGGAGCTACTATATTTAGTCAGTTCATAACAATTAGTAGGCTTCCGGTAGCGTTGACACAAATGGTAGGAAACTTGGAACTAAATTCGTCTGTTGTTCTGATTGTTATTTTATTTGCATTGTTTTTATTAGGCTGCTTTATAGAAGGTTTATCGCTAATTGTACTTACTATTCCAATTATTTATCCGATTATAATAGAGTTGGGATTTAATGGGGTATGGTTTGGAATTATTATGGTCATGGCAATTAATATTGGTTCATTGACACCTCCTTTAGGAATAAGTATTTTTGTTATTAAGGGGGTTGCCAACCATATACCGATACAAACTATTTTTAAAGGAGCAGTTCCAATGATTGTCGGAATGATAATCTGTATATTCTTGTTAATTATTTTCCCACAATTAGTAACGATTTTACCTAATCTTATGCAATAA
- a CDS encoding hydroxymethylglutaryl-CoA synthase: MKIGIDKIGFYVPHLYVDMNKLAKARNVDPEKYTIGIGQEKMAIAPITQDSVTLAANAALNILDDADKKNIDFVIFGTETGVDNSKAAGIYIHHLLELKPNVRTIEVKQACYGATAGIQMAKGHIALNPDSKVLVLASDIARYGLRTGGEATQGAGAVALVISRDPRIMKLEDKSAFMTGEVMDFWRPVYSEYALVNGKLSNEKYLSFFEEIWQTFKTSTGLSIKDFAAICYHLPYTKMGLKALRTIYDEGTEADKERLLKNLEYSKMYNKNVGNIYTGSLYLSFISLLEHQKDLEEGARIGLFSYGSGAVGEFFTGILQPNYQAHLNQKQHEEMLASRIEVTVAEYEKIFEMILPKDGSTVQLDTEADPAKIKLAGVSEHIRQYINS; the protein is encoded by the coding sequence ATGAAAATAGGAATTGATAAAATTGGTTTTTATGTTCCACATTTATATGTAGATATGAATAAACTGGCAAAAGCAAGAAATGTAGATCCAGAAAAATATACGATAGGTATTGGTCAAGAAAAAATGGCAATTGCACCAATTACACAGGACTCTGTGACATTGGCTGCTAATGCAGCATTAAATATTCTGGATGATGCCGATAAGAAGAATATTGATTTTGTTATATTTGGAACGGAGACAGGTGTGGATAACTCCAAAGCTGCCGGAATATATATTCACCACCTATTAGAACTTAAGCCGAATGTAAGAACAATTGAAGTGAAGCAGGCTTGTTATGGAGCAACAGCAGGTATTCAAATGGCAAAAGGTCATATTGCATTAAATCCAGACAGCAAAGTACTAGTTCTAGCCTCTGATATCGCTAGATATGGTTTAAGAACTGGCGGTGAAGCAACACAAGGGGCAGGCGCAGTTGCGCTAGTAATTAGTAGAGATCCCCGTATCATGAAGCTTGAGGATAAAAGTGCCTTCATGACCGGCGAGGTGATGGACTTTTGGCGGCCTGTATATTCCGAATATGCCTTAGTTAATGGCAAGCTGTCGAATGAAAAATATCTTTCTTTCTTTGAAGAAATTTGGCAGACATTTAAAACTTCTACAGGCTTATCAATAAAAGATTTTGCCGCTATTTGTTACCATCTTCCATATACAAAGATGGGATTAAAGGCCCTGCGAACGATTTATGATGAGGGAACAGAAGCGGATAAAGAGCGTTTGTTAAAAAACTTGGAATACAGTAAAATGTATAATAAAAATGTAGGTAATATTTATACTGGCTCCTTATATTTAAGCTTTATATCTTTACTTGAGCATCAGAAGGATTTAGAAGAAGGAGCAAGAATTGGTTTATTCAGCTATGGTTCTGGAGCTGTAGGAGAGTTCTTCACCGGTATATTACAGCCAAACTATCAAGCTCATTTAAATCAAAAACAACATGAAGAAATGTTAGCTTCAAGAATAGAAGTAACTGTAGCGGAATATGAAAAAATCTTTGAGATGATTTTACCTAAAGATGGATCAACAGTACAGTTAGATACAGAGGCGGATCCAGCAAAAATAAAATTAGCTGGGGTAAGTGAGCATATTCGCCAATATATTAATAGCTAA
- a CDS encoding Hsp20/alpha crystallin family protein, with amino-acid sequence MESNNRRKRGDRGPFQGLMEQMDAFFNESAKNFNALIKRPLAVRTYETASDVIVEAELPGYKREQIKLEIVGNQLRITAEDHSSQDHDDSYYNRKAERVVNLPFAISEKETKADLRNGILKVTIPKSNSSRKFIDIEDNADE; translated from the coding sequence GTGGAAAGTAACAATAGACGGAAACGGGGAGACCGTGGACCTTTTCAAGGACTTATGGAGCAAATGGATGCTTTTTTTAATGAATCCGCTAAAAATTTTAATGCTTTAATTAAACGACCATTGGCAGTCCGAACCTATGAAACAGCTTCAGACGTAATTGTGGAAGCCGAGCTACCTGGTTATAAGCGTGAGCAAATTAAATTGGAAATAGTTGGTAACCAATTGCGGATTACTGCTGAGGACCATTCCTCACAGGATCATGATGATAGCTATTATAACCGAAAAGCAGAACGTGTCGTTAACCTTCCATTTGCTATATCTGAAAAAGAAACAAAGGCTGATCTAAGAAACGGTATTTTAAAAGTAACGATTCCAAAGAGTAATTCAAGCAGAAAATTTATTGATATTGAAGATAATGCAGATGAATAA
- a CDS encoding ABC transporter ATP-binding protein, translated as MVKLIEGNHIRKMIHNKDILKDLSFSFVKGEGVAILGPNGSGKSTLLKLLAGLTKPTSGTIHTHDSCKVGYAPEQFPDGIRFRAFDYLYHLGKIQGLSSKKTTKRVNDLLQQFGMQDETQAIKYFSKGMKQKVSMMQALLMGPSVLILDEPLSGLDFIIQHELESILYDLKEKGLTIIFSCHDEVLLQRIANRIIVLHQGVFSQDYYPSYERQHQYVTIRASVPRDRSLITRLSSRSEVRIIKVDERTFVLAVYGEKSDDVLVELIQSGSSIYFVQQTLQANFAKSKEWKLT; from the coding sequence ATGGTAAAATTAATTGAAGGAAATCATATTAGAAAAATGATCCATAATAAAGATATTTTGAAAGACTTGTCCTTTTCCTTTGTAAAAGGAGAGGGAGTTGCCATTCTAGGGCCAAACGGTTCTGGTAAGAGTACGTTATTAAAACTATTAGCAGGACTGACCAAACCTACTAGTGGAACAATACATACACACGACTCTTGTAAAGTTGGCTATGCACCGGAACAATTTCCAGATGGAATAAGGTTTAGAGCTTTTGATTATCTCTATCACTTAGGAAAAATACAGGGCTTATCAAGTAAAAAAACAACGAAACGAGTAAACGATCTTCTTCAACAATTCGGAATGCAAGATGAAACGCAAGCTATAAAATATTTTTCAAAAGGGATGAAGCAGAAAGTTAGTATGATGCAGGCTTTATTAATGGGACCTTCCGTGTTAATTCTGGATGAGCCGCTGTCAGGACTAGATTTTATTATTCAACATGAACTGGAGTCGATTTTATATGACTTAAAGGAAAAAGGATTAACAATTATTTTTTCTTGTCATGATGAAGTACTATTACAACGCATTGCCAATCGAATCATCGTGTTACATCAAGGTGTATTTTCTCAAGATTACTATCCGTCATACGAAAGGCAACACCAATATGTCACTATCCGGGCTTCTGTCCCTCGAGATCGCTCGCTAATCACGCGCTTGAGTAGTCGAAGTGAAGTACGAATTATTAAAGTGGATGAAAGAACGTTTGTATTAGCAGTATATGGGGAGAAAAGTGATGATGTATTGGTAGAACTCATTCAATCCGGTTCGTCGATTTACTTCGTTCAGCAGACTTTACAAGCAAATTTTGCAAAATCCAAGGAGTGGAAGCTAACATGA
- a CDS encoding CoxG family protein translates to MPSGKHEIEMNVPISDVWEFVSDMNRWAPLIPGYIDHEILNERESTWTFKGDLGIVHKKVQLKVIITEWQEPNKVTFDLIGLSEKFTGGGSFYAKTISDRKTNMTGHLNIKASGMLGSVINPVLKSFVPKMTKELTEAVADKLTEIYSTS, encoded by the coding sequence ATGCCTAGTGGAAAGCATGAAATCGAGATGAATGTTCCTATTAGTGACGTGTGGGAGTTCGTTAGCGATATGAATCGATGGGCTCCATTAATCCCCGGATATATTGACCATGAAATTTTAAATGAAAGAGAATCAACCTGGACATTTAAGGGAGACCTTGGAATCGTTCACAAAAAAGTTCAGTTAAAAGTTATTATTACCGAATGGCAAGAGCCTAACAAAGTAACCTTTGATCTCATTGGTTTAAGTGAAAAATTTACTGGAGGCGGATCCTTCTATGCAAAAACGATTAGCGATAGAAAAACCAACATGACTGGTCATTTAAATATAAAGGCTAGTGGCATGCTCGGATCTGTTATAAATCCCGTTTTAAAATCGTTTGTCCCTAAAATGACTAAGGAGTTGACAGAAGCCGTTGCAGATAAATTAACAGAAATTTACTCCACTTCGTAA